The genomic DNA CGGGCGCCTGGTTCGAGGGATGGTCAGGCAGACGCGCGGACCGAAGAGCGGTCCCACGCGCGGCGCCGCCGGATGCGCTTGGCCGGACTGCGCCACGAGATCCGCCCGGGCGCCTCCGTAGACAGTCGTTTGCGTGAACGAGGGTCATTACAGACCGATGAGACCAAACCAGAATCGACGGATGCGCGGCCGGAATCGGCCGAAGGGTCCGAATCCGCTGACGCGCTCCTACGAATCCAACGGTCCCGACGTCAAAATCCGCGGCACCGCGCAGCACATCGCCGACAAGTACGCGCAGCTCGCGCGGGATGCTCTGGCGGCCGGCGACCCGGTGGCGGCCGAGAATTACTTTCAGCACGGCGAGCACTACTTCCGTATTGTCTCTGGCGCTCAGGACCAGAATCGCCCGGCCAACACCGGCGGCTATGCCAGTCGTCCGTACGACGATGACATGGACGAGGGCGACGACGACGCCCAGGGCAACGGCGGATCCCAGAACGGTCACGCCTACAATGGCTACGACGACAACGATCCCGGCCAGCAGCCGCAGCCCTACGAGAGCCGTCCGGACGGGAATCAGGACGGCCGCCAGGGCCGTGACCGGTTCCAGAACCGCGACCAGCGCCGGTTCGACAACAACGGTCGTCAGGACTACCGGCGCCAGGACCAGCCGCGTCAGGATTATCAGCGCCAGGACTACCAGCGGCAGGATTATCGCCAGGAGAACCGGCAGGATCGTCAGGACCGCCAGGATTACGGCCGTCCGGATTACCGCCAGGAGCGGCACGAGGGTCGGCCGGATCGCCAGGACCGTCCGGACAATCGGCAGGATGGCCGCCAGGACGCGCGTCAGGACAACCGTCAGGACAATCGCGGCGACCAGGGCCGCTACGAGAACGGGCGCGGCGATGCCCCGCGCGCCGAGGCCCGGCAGGAGACCCGTCCCGAGGCTCGCCCGGAGCGGGCCCCCCGTGCCGAGGCCGCGCCGCGCCGCGAGCGCCGCCGCGAGGCCGCGCCCGCGGCGGAGGCCGAGGAGCCCACAGGCCTGCCGGCCTTCCTGATGGCCCCCGCGCGCCCCGCGCCCGCGGTCGAGCCGTCGAGCGCTCCCGAGCCCGAGGCGGCGGCCGACGAGGCTCCGGCCGCCAAGCCCCGCCGCCGTCGGCGCCCGCGCTTCGAGAGCGCCGCGGACGAGGGCGGCGCGACCACGCCGGCGGCGGACGTGCCGACCGAGTGATCCGACATCCCGGATGAGACTGAAACGAGGCCGTTCCGGGAAACCGGGGCGGCCTTCTTCGTTCGCGGCTCAGCGCGCGGACCGCCGCGCGGCCTTCCAGTCCGGGTAGGCGTGCATGCGGTGGATCAGGCGGCGACGGGGGCCGATCTCGCCGAACGGCGCGATCTCCCAGTCCCAGGCTTCCGGCGCGGGCGGCAGCGCGATCCCGAACAGCAGGTCGGCGCTGTCGACGGTCCGGCCCGCTCGGTCTTCCTCGCGCTGCACCGTGTCGGTGATCAGGCAGACTCGCTCGGCGCGCCCGGCGAGCGCGTCGAGCGCCGCCAAGTGAGTCTCGACGAGGTGCGCGCCGAGCCGCGGGGGCGCCTCGCGGCCCCGGGTCTCGTGGGCCTCGATCGGGAGGAGCGGGATCTGCGACAGCAGATTCGCCGAGACGATCAGGTCGGCCTCCGCGCAGAGCTCGGCCCAGGCCCCGGCGAGACCGGCGCTGATCTCCGCGGTCACCAGCGCGACGTTCGGATATCGGCGGGCGGCGAGGCGCGCCGGCCAGGGATGGACGGCGTCCACGAGGCTGACCCGGTCGAACAGGCGGGCGAGGGCGTCGAGCGGCACGTCGTCGAGCAGGCCCGAGCCCAGCACCACCGCGTGCCGGCGCTGCCGGGTCGCTCCGGCCGCCGCCGCGATCACGGACCGCGCCCGCGCGAGGTGTGGCGCCCAGGCCGCCCGGCAGCGGCGCGAGCGGGCGTGGAGCAGGCCGCTCTGGCGGACATAGCCGAGCCGGCGCAGGGGAAGCGGCGCCGGGTTGAGGGCGGACAGGGCCCAGGCGAGGAGCATCGCCGGGCGGCTCAGCCCTCGTCGACGGACGCCGCCCGGCCCGGCGCGCCCCGGTAGCCGGTCGCCAGGACGTAGAGCTCGCTCGAATCGGCCCGGCTCGCGGCCGGCTTGACGTGCCGGACCGTGGCGAAGTCGCGCTTCAGGTCGGTGAGCAGCGCGCCCTCGGTGCCGCCCTGGAGCACC from Methylobacterium radiotolerans JCM 2831 includes the following:
- a CDS encoding DUF4167 domain-containing protein, which codes for MRGRNRPKGPNPLTRSYESNGPDVKIRGTAQHIADKYAQLARDALAAGDPVAAENYFQHGEHYFRIVSGAQDQNRPANTGGYASRPYDDDMDEGDDDAQGNGGSQNGHAYNGYDDNDPGQQPQPYESRPDGNQDGRQGRDRFQNRDQRRFDNNGRQDYRRQDQPRQDYQRQDYQRQDYRQENRQDRQDRQDYGRPDYRQERHEGRPDRQDRPDNRQDGRQDARQDNRQDNRGDQGRYENGRGDAPRAEARQETRPEARPERAPRAEAAPRRERRREAAPAAEAEEPTGLPAFLMAPARPAPAVEPSSAPEPEAAADEAPAAKPRRRRRPRFESAADEGGATTPAADVPTE